In one window of Streptomyces griseus subsp. griseus DNA:
- a CDS encoding transposase codes for MSAAALYTDNRLSGEQPCLPLDASGVEDIVLGELGSRLFLSLPRSDQRRRGMHYLQALIAAEGRKSIRNIAGVLGGSATEQSLHHFVASSTWGWTPVRRALAEHVVRVAPPQAWVARSMVIPKAGENSVGVERQFLPYTGQVLNAQYAVGVWAACEAGSFPVNWRLHLSDAWLEDGARRTQASIPDAVASESPADCAHEAYLGMMRKWGLPDCPVVLDGHGADAADAAATVRSYHAAGVQVLARVPGSIRLDVTDPLLRGRTGVSTAHQIMAAARDLRRPVAWRAHGPGRPARRSLVAAVRTRIPSPARMERRHHGELVLLGVGEHGRAWPGELWLTNMTDAAPGELLRLTRLVDRVDHDFREIAERVGIRDYTGRSFAGWHRHVTLASAAHSVVALSRLGGEARPLW; via the coding sequence ATGAGTGCCGCTGCTCTTTACACAGACAACCGATTATCGGGCGAGCAGCCCTGCCTGCCACTCGACGCGTCCGGAGTCGAGGACATCGTGCTCGGCGAACTCGGATCACGCCTGTTCCTCTCCCTGCCGCGCAGTGACCAGCGCCGCCGGGGCATGCACTACCTCCAGGCGCTGATCGCGGCGGAGGGCCGCAAGTCGATACGGAACATCGCCGGCGTCCTGGGCGGCAGCGCCACCGAGCAGAGCCTGCACCACTTCGTCGCCAGCTCCACCTGGGGGTGGACGCCGGTCCGCCGGGCGCTGGCCGAGCACGTGGTGCGGGTGGCACCGCCCCAGGCGTGGGTGGCCCGGTCCATGGTCATCCCGAAGGCCGGGGAGAACTCGGTGGGGGTGGAGCGCCAGTTCCTGCCGTATACGGGCCAGGTGCTCAACGCCCAGTACGCGGTGGGGGTGTGGGCCGCCTGCGAGGCCGGGAGCTTCCCCGTCAACTGGCGGCTGCACCTCTCCGACGCCTGGCTGGAGGACGGGGCCCGCCGGACGCAGGCCTCCATACCGGACGCCGTTGCCTCGGAGTCGCCCGCCGACTGCGCCCACGAGGCGTATCTGGGCATGATGCGGAAGTGGGGGCTGCCGGACTGCCCGGTGGTCCTCGACGGCCACGGCGCCGACGCGGCGGACGCGGCGGCCACCGTGCGGTCGTACCACGCGGCGGGGGTGCAGGTGCTGGCCCGGGTGCCGGGCAGCATCCGGCTGGACGTCACCGACCCGCTGCTCCGCGGCCGGACGGGGGTGTCGACCGCGCACCAGATCATGGCGGCCGCCCGGGATCTGCGCCGGCCGGTGGCGTGGCGGGCGCACGGACCGGGGCGCCCGGCCCGCAGGAGCCTGGTCGCGGCGGTACGGACCCGGATACCGAGCCCGGCGCGGATGGAGCGCCGCCACCACGGTGAGCTGGTGCTGCTCGGGGTCGGTGAGCACGGGCGGGCCTGGCCCGGCGAGCTGTGGCTGACGAACATGACGGATGCCGCGCCCGGCGAACTCCTGCGGCTCACCCGGCTCGTGGACCGGGTGGACCACGACTTCCGGGAGATCGCCGAGCGGGTGGGCATCCGGGACTACACGGGGCGCTCCTTCGCGGGCTGGCACCGCCATGTCACCCTCGCCTCGGCCGCGCACTCCGTGGTCGCCCTCAGCCGGCTGGGCGGGGAGGCCCGCCCCCTGTGGTGA
- a CDS encoding sensor histidine kinase, protein MGLLNPRALRWKIAALTAAACCAVAAAIGFLVHDATRERGLRVGHERTITRLVAAERELGRTGKAPPDVDVRSRQELPEPLARDLADQPDTGGEYATWYDADPPNWYWMWGAVAVGDGQVLVVRDDMSTEVRSLQLLDRSIVKSVLAALVFVVPLAALVTEPINRRLRHGARTARRIADGELDARIGSTGRARDEITEMSAAVDDMATALQRKLENEQRFTADVAHELRTPLMGLVTAAGLLPESDEATHLVRDRVRALNALVEDLLEVSRLDAGAERARPDAVPLGELVADVVRRTGTETRVSAGAAGTVETDPRRVERIVVNLVTNAHRHGATPVEITVTGARISVRDHGPGFPADLLEQGPRRFRTGASERGRGHGLGLTVAQGQAAVLGARLTFANAPDGGGAIATLDLAPGSSGGL, encoded by the coding sequence ATGGGCCTCCTCAACCCCCGCGCCCTGCGCTGGAAGATCGCCGCACTCACCGCCGCGGCCTGCTGCGCGGTGGCGGCGGCCATCGGCTTCCTGGTCCACGACGCGACCCGTGAGCGCGGGCTGCGCGTGGGCCACGAACGCACGATCACCCGGCTCGTCGCGGCCGAGCGCGAGCTGGGCCGTACGGGAAAGGCGCCGCCGGACGTCGACGTACGGTCCCGTCAGGAGCTGCCCGAGCCGCTGGCGCGCGATCTGGCCGACCAGCCGGACACCGGCGGCGAGTACGCCACCTGGTACGACGCCGATCCGCCCAACTGGTACTGGATGTGGGGCGCCGTGGCCGTGGGCGACGGTCAGGTCCTCGTCGTACGGGACGACATGAGCACCGAGGTCCGCAGCCTCCAGCTCCTGGACCGCTCCATCGTGAAATCCGTCCTCGCGGCCCTCGTCTTCGTCGTCCCGCTCGCCGCCCTCGTCACCGAGCCCATCAACCGGCGGCTGCGCCACGGAGCCCGTACCGCCCGGCGGATCGCGGACGGGGAGCTGGACGCGCGGATCGGCTCCACCGGGCGGGCCCGCGATGAGATCACCGAGATGTCGGCCGCCGTCGACGACATGGCCACCGCCCTCCAGCGCAAGCTGGAGAACGAGCAGCGCTTCACCGCCGACGTCGCCCACGAGCTGCGCACCCCGCTGATGGGCCTGGTCACCGCCGCCGGGCTGCTCCCGGAGAGCGACGAGGCGACGCATCTCGTACGGGACCGGGTGCGCGCCCTCAACGCCCTGGTCGAGGACCTGTTGGAGGTCTCGCGGCTGGACGCGGGCGCCGAGCGGGCCAGGCCGGACGCGGTGCCGCTGGGCGAGCTGGTGGCGGACGTGGTGCGGCGCACGGGGACGGAGACACGGGTGAGCGCCGGGGCGGCCGGGACGGTGGAGACCGACCCGCGCCGGGTGGAGCGGATCGTGGTCAACCTCGTCACCAACGCGCACCGCCACGGCGCCACCCCCGTCGAGATCACCGTCACCGGCGCCCGGATCTCCGTACGCGACCACGGCCCCGGCTTCCCCGCCGACCTGCTCGAACAGGGCCCGCGGCGCTTCCGCACGGGCGCCAGCGAACGCGGCCGGGGCCACGGGCTCGGCCTGACCGTCGCCCAGGGCCAGGCCGCGGTCCTCGGCGCCCGCCTGACCTTCGCGAACGCCCCGGACGGGGGCGGCGCGATCGCCACCCTCGACCTGGCACCGGGGTCGTCCGGCGGGCTCTGA
- the cseB gene encoding two-component system response regulator CseB, whose amino-acid sequence MREAPRYSPHDQAGTVPEPRVPDPVSVLVVEDDATIRRAVQLALERYGYRVAVAADGLSGLEAFRAGAYDLLILDVMLPELDGIGLCHRIREESLVPVLMMSARGDALDVVAGLEAGADDYVIKPVDTPVLVARIRALLRRATFAPSQSPPPGAPGQVLVFGDLTVDTLGMEVHRAGTPVPLTPTELRLLLEFAAAPGSVLDRRRLLREVWDYGWEGDTRVVDLCVLRLRKKIGSGRIETVRGFGYKLVRT is encoded by the coding sequence ATGCGCGAAGCACCCCGTTACTCTCCCCATGACCAGGCAGGAACCGTGCCGGAACCCCGGGTCCCCGACCCCGTCAGCGTGCTCGTCGTCGAGGACGACGCCACGATCCGGCGCGCCGTCCAACTGGCCTTGGAGCGCTACGGCTACCGCGTGGCGGTGGCGGCCGACGGGCTCAGCGGCCTGGAGGCTTTTCGCGCGGGCGCGTACGACCTGCTGATCCTGGATGTGATGCTGCCCGAGCTGGACGGCATCGGCCTCTGCCACCGCATCCGTGAGGAGAGCCTGGTGCCGGTCCTGATGATGTCGGCGCGCGGCGACGCGCTGGACGTGGTGGCGGGCCTGGAGGCGGGCGCCGACGACTACGTCATCAAGCCCGTGGACACCCCCGTCCTGGTGGCCCGCATCCGCGCCCTGCTGCGCCGCGCCACCTTCGCGCCGTCCCAGAGCCCGCCGCCCGGGGCCCCCGGCCAGGTGCTGGTCTTCGGCGACCTGACCGTCGACACCCTCGGCATGGAGGTGCACCGCGCGGGGACGCCCGTACCGCTGACCCCCACCGAACTGCGGCTGCTGCTGGAGTTCGCCGCCGCGCCCGGCTCGGTCCTGGACCGCCGCCGGCTGCTGCGCGAGGTGTGGGACTACGGCTGGGAGGGCGACACCCGGGTCGTCGACCTGTGCGTGCTGCGGCTGCGCAAGAAGATCGGCAGCGGCAGGATCGAGACCGTACGCGGCTTCGGCTACAAACTCGTCCGCACCTGA
- a CDS encoding endonuclease/exonuclease/phosphatase family protein has translation MLAAVLIALHAHLPDTALNLGSLFQTLLPWTGLAVPVLLALAAVRRSRLAAVAVLAPALVWATLLGPTLIDKRSTGHGLTVLSHNVDEANPDPAGTARALAGAKADLLALVELSHESAPVYERELAAAYPHHTVLGGVGLWSRYRLSAVAVVEIMPWTRAMRATAATPKGPVAVYAAHLASVRVSAAGFTTGRRNEAARALAAAVRAESTPRVVVLGDFNGTYQDRALAPVTSQLRSAQREAGSGFGFTYPAGFPVVRIDDVLVKGLTPLASWTLPATGSDHRPVAATLRL, from the coding sequence CTGCTCGCCGCCGTCCTCATCGCCCTGCACGCACACCTCCCCGACACCGCCCTCAACCTCGGCAGCCTCTTCCAGACCCTGTTGCCCTGGACCGGTCTCGCCGTCCCCGTCCTCCTCGCCCTGGCCGCCGTCCGCCGCTCCCGGCTCGCCGCCGTCGCCGTACTCGCCCCCGCCCTCGTCTGGGCAACGCTCCTCGGCCCCACCCTCATCGACAAGCGGTCCACCGGACACGGCCTCACCGTCCTCAGCCACAACGTCGACGAGGCCAACCCCGACCCGGCCGGGACCGCGCGTGCCCTCGCCGGGGCCAAGGCCGACCTCCTGGCCCTGGTGGAGCTGTCACACGAGTCCGCACCGGTCTACGAGCGCGAGCTGGCCGCCGCCTACCCGCACCACACCGTGCTCGGCGGCGTCGGCCTCTGGAGCAGATACCGGCTCTCGGCGGTGGCCGTGGTGGAGATCATGCCGTGGACCCGGGCGATGCGGGCCACAGCCGCCACCCCGAAGGGGCCTGTCGCCGTGTACGCCGCCCACCTCGCCTCCGTACGCGTGTCGGCCGCGGGCTTCACCACCGGCCGCCGCAACGAGGCGGCCCGCGCGCTGGCCGCAGCCGTACGGGCCGAGAGCACGCCCCGCGTCGTCGTGCTGGGCGACTTCAACGGCACGTACCAGGACCGGGCGTTGGCCCCCGTCACCTCGCAGCTGCGCTCGGCCCAGCGGGAGGCGGGGAGCGGCTTCGGGTTCACGTACCCGGCCGGGTTCCCGGTGGTCCGCATCGATGACGTACTCGTCAAGGGCCTGACCCCGCTCGCCTCCTGGACCCTGCCCGCCACGGGCAGCGACCACCGCCCGGTGGCGGCGACGCTCAGGCTCTGA
- a CDS encoding SDR family oxidoreductase, which produces MTKYARRKALVVGEATDIGLAIAKRLVEGGASVLLTARTEAERAHAVAELGSAARVVSPSAVEAALTGAPGPAGADTNDSTGLGDGPTGLGDGPTGTTRLGDGSTAPTGLVHDPTGAAGAIDPTGLTSTTSPTGTTGTSPTGPTTVGLLFADAIPTARPLLPYVEDGGAVVLTAPTPCPDAVRALADELAARGIRVNAVAPGCIEAPGSGAVPLPPLGRLGAAEEVARAALFLATEATFTTGARLPVDGGLGHP; this is translated from the coding sequence ATGACCAAGTACGCGCGCAGAAAGGCCCTGGTCGTCGGCGAGGCCACCGATATCGGCCTGGCCATCGCCAAGCGGCTGGTGGAGGGCGGGGCGAGCGTCCTGCTGACCGCCCGCACGGAGGCCGAGCGCGCCCACGCGGTCGCCGAACTCGGCTCCGCCGCCCGCGTCGTTTCGCCATCCGCCGTGGAGGCCGCCCTCACCGGGGCCCCCGGCCCCGCAGGTGCCGACACCAACGATTCCACCGGCCTAGGGGACGGCCCAACCGGGCTCGGGGACGGCCCCACAGGCACCACCAGGCTCGGGGACGGTTCCACCGCTCCCACCGGCCTCGTACACGACCCCACAGGCGCCGCTGGTGCCATAGACCCCACAGGCCTCACTAGCACCACCAGCCCCACAGGCACCACAGGCACCAGCCCTACAGGCCCCACCACCGTCGGCCTCCTCTTCGCCGACGCCATCCCCACCGCGCGCCCCCTGCTCCCGTACGTCGAGGACGGCGGCGCGGTCGTCCTGACCGCGCCCACCCCGTGCCCCGACGCCGTACGGGCGCTCGCCGACGAACTCGCCGCCCGGGGCATCCGCGTCAACGCCGTGGCACCGGGCTGTATCGAGGCGCCGGGCTCCGGCGCCGTACCCCTGCCTCCGCTGGGGCGTCTCGGCGCCGCAGAGGAGGTGGCCCGCGCCGCGCTCTTCCTGGCCACGGAGGCGACGTTCACCACCGGCGCCCGGCTCCCCGTGGACGGCGGCCTCGGCCACCCATGA
- a CDS encoding MFS transporter yields the protein MSTAPDTAPAAAAAPDPKGGGEDQQKLPLFALLALATAVFITCLTETLPAGLLPAMSEDLRVSQSATGQTVTVYAIGTALTAIPLTAATAGWQRKKLLLTAMAGFALANTVTALSSVYELTMVARFVAGVAAGLAWALLAGYARRLAPAHLQGKAMAIAMAGIPVALSLGVPAGTFLGEWLGWRVAFLSMTVLTVVLLVWIFVGVPDFPGQGRGERPKLLRTLTIPGVTPVLFVTLVFVLAHTILYAYIATYLKDLGLGSSTGLVLLVFGAASLASIWIVGAQINRRLRGLTVGGALLVAVAALLLAVLSDTTALVYVAAVLWGLGWGGVPTLLQTAVGDAGGESADAAQAMLVTLWNVAMAGGGIVGGILLDTVGSESFPWTVLLLLLPVIAVVLYARQAGFPAHRPVAEAEEASAPAGVPAPTGGDPAA from the coding sequence ATGAGCACCGCACCCGACACGGCGCCCGCCGCCGCTGCGGCACCGGACCCCAAGGGCGGGGGCGAGGACCAGCAGAAGCTTCCGCTCTTCGCCCTGCTGGCCCTGGCCACCGCCGTCTTCATCACCTGCCTCACCGAGACCCTCCCGGCCGGTCTGCTGCCCGCGATGAGCGAGGACCTGCGGGTGAGCCAGTCCGCGACCGGCCAGACGGTCACGGTCTACGCGATCGGCACCGCCCTCACCGCGATCCCGCTCACCGCCGCCACGGCGGGCTGGCAGCGGAAGAAGCTGCTGCTCACGGCCATGGCCGGGTTCGCGCTCGCCAACACCGTGACGGCCCTGTCGTCCGTCTACGAGCTGACGATGGTCGCCCGGTTCGTCGCCGGTGTCGCCGCCGGTCTCGCCTGGGCCCTGCTCGCCGGCTACGCCCGCCGCCTGGCCCCCGCACACCTCCAGGGCAAGGCGATGGCCATCGCCATGGCCGGTATCCCCGTCGCACTCTCCCTCGGGGTGCCCGCCGGAACGTTCCTCGGCGAGTGGCTCGGCTGGCGCGTGGCGTTCCTGTCGATGACGGTGCTCACGGTCGTCCTGCTGGTGTGGATCTTCGTGGGCGTGCCGGACTTCCCGGGCCAGGGGCGCGGCGAGCGGCCGAAGCTGCTGCGGACCCTGACCATCCCGGGCGTGACCCCGGTCCTGTTCGTCACGCTGGTCTTCGTGCTGGCGCACACCATCCTGTACGCGTACATCGCCACCTACCTCAAGGACCTGGGCCTCGGCAGCTCCACCGGCCTGGTGCTCCTCGTCTTCGGGGCCGCCTCGCTGGCGAGCATCTGGATCGTCGGCGCGCAGATCAACCGCCGGCTGCGCGGTCTCACCGTCGGCGGCGCGCTGCTGGTCGCCGTCGCCGCGCTGCTCCTGGCCGTCCTCTCCGACACCACCGCCCTCGTCTATGTGGCGGCGGTGCTGTGGGGGCTGGGCTGGGGTGGTGTCCCCACCCTGCTCCAGACCGCCGTCGGTGACGCGGGCGGCGAGTCGGCCGATGCCGCGCAGGCGATGCTCGTCACGCTCTGGAACGTCGCGATGGCGGGTGGCGGCATCGTCGGCGGCATCCTGCTGGACACCGTGGGCAGCGAGTCCTTCCCGTGGACGGTCCTGCTGCTCCTGCTGCCGGTGATCGCGGTCGTGCTCTACGCCCGGCAGGCCGGTTTCCCCGCCCACCGGCCGGTGGCGGAGGCGGAGGAGGCGTCGGCCCCGGCCGGCGTCCCGGCCCCCACCGGCGGCGACCCGGCGGCCTGA
- a CDS encoding response regulator transcription factor — MRQVLVVEQDAAAAAAMVSDLRRQGFAARSVSTGERALRVYGDADLVLFSLELPDIDGLELCRSLRGGGDTALIAVTDADAELERVLVLHAGADDCVVRSWGFREVGARIEAVLRRARPRQNLPGTISLRDLHIDPRRREVRLGGRLVGVTSKEFELLYTLAATPETVVTRKELMARVWGSNWGHTSRTIDTHVSSLRAKLGSGGWIITVRGVGYRMGYAWQMPETTAG; from the coding sequence ATGAGACAGGTACTCGTGGTGGAGCAGGACGCGGCCGCAGCGGCGGCCATGGTGAGCGATCTGCGGCGGCAGGGATTCGCCGCCCGCAGCGTCTCCACCGGAGAGCGGGCGCTGCGCGTGTACGGCGACGCGGATCTGGTGCTGTTCTCCCTGGAGCTGCCCGATATCGACGGGCTGGAATTGTGCCGTTCCCTGCGCGGCGGCGGGGATACGGCCCTGATAGCGGTCACCGATGCCGACGCCGAACTGGAGCGCGTCCTCGTACTGCACGCGGGCGCGGACGACTGTGTGGTGAGAAGCTGGGGATTCAGGGAGGTCGGGGCACGTATCGAAGCGGTACTGCGCCGGGCCCGGCCCCGGCAGAACCTTCCGGGCACCATTTCCCTGCGCGATCTGCATATCGATCCGCGTCGGCGGGAAGTACGGCTCGGGGGACGGCTCGTCGGTGTCACGTCGAAGGAATTCGAACTGCTCTACACCCTGGCCGCCACCCCGGAGACGGTCGTGACCCGGAAAGAGCTGATGGCCCGGGTCTGGGGCAGCAACTGGGGTCACACCAGCCGCACGATCGACACCCATGTGAGCAGCCTCCGGGCGAAGCTCGGCTCCGGCGGCTGGATCATCACGGTCCGGGGCGTCGGATACCGGATGGGATACGCCTGGCAGATGCCGGAGACGACGGCGGGCTGA
- a CDS encoding arylmalonate decarboxylase → MDLFSLPRLGVVVPPENPTAEPEFNHLLGAGMNVYTSRFPVTPGAELRAMLETYNEVLPGLLGSFGALRLDATVVACSASHYLLEPAGDRAFCDELSERTGSPVQSSTQAILAACEALGVSRLTLVSPYEPWLTDTSRAFWEGAGLTVDGVVLVPAEEAARPGGDARFDPYTVTTGTILRRIRERELPAGTALLFTGTGMGTLAALTELARREPHRTLLTSNLASAWWARRAVGATGEAHHPLLRRLEGARV, encoded by the coding sequence ATGGATCTCTTCTCGCTGCCCCGGCTGGGGGTCGTCGTGCCGCCGGAGAACCCCACGGCGGAACCTGAGTTCAACCATCTGCTCGGTGCCGGAATGAATGTGTATACCTCCCGATTCCCGGTGACTCCGGGAGCGGAACTCCGGGCCATGCTGGAGACGTACAACGAGGTGCTCCCCGGGCTGCTCGGCAGCTTCGGCGCGCTGCGTCTGGATGCCACGGTGGTGGCGTGCAGCGCGTCGCACTACCTGCTGGAGCCGGCGGGCGACCGGGCCTTCTGCGACGAGCTGTCCGAGCGGACCGGCTCGCCGGTGCAGTCCTCCACCCAGGCGATCCTCGCGGCCTGCGAGGCGCTCGGGGTGAGCCGCCTGACGCTCGTCTCCCCGTACGAGCCCTGGCTCACCGACACCTCCCGGGCCTTCTGGGAGGGGGCCGGGCTCACCGTCGACGGGGTGGTGCTCGTGCCGGCGGAGGAGGCCGCGCGCCCGGGCGGGGACGCGCGCTTCGACCCGTACACGGTGACGACCGGGACCATCCTGCGGCGGATACGGGAGCGGGAGCTGCCCGCCGGCACGGCCTTGCTCTTCACGGGCACGGGCATGGGCACGCTCGCCGCGCTGACCGAGCTGGCCCGCCGCGAGCCGCACCGCACCCTGCTGACCTCGAACCTGGCCTCGGCGTGGTGGGCGCGGCGGGCGGTGGGGGCGACGGGCGAGGCGCACCACCCGCTGCTGCGGCGGCTGGAGGGGGCGAGGGTGTGA
- a CDS encoding isopropylmalate synthase has product MAAEDPEKLERPPRISDATLRDSAHMAGVEFGPADAAAIADLLVRTGVELVEVGMVSGPDSKDADLVLATHEAVTPERSMTLVVVRDRRQVARALDEAERLGVRHIMYSIPTSEQHAQLKLDSASPKFLQALARSAIQQAKDRGFHVTFSGEDGARTPRGRLVPYVEAGFAAGADRFRLAETVAYLSPWQMEEVIADITAIDGSEIEIHSHNMLGMAVANSLAAVRAGAQWISATVGGIGERGGNAPLAELLTSLRVIHGDTRFDLTHLTELSRIALRGAGLGEAFQSGPTTPHAFAYELPGQLSHPHAYETLPAELVGNSRELRVRTRLTTALVRWALADSGLEVDVDAFTPWLAERQERDGRPLLDRDTIRKAAIDFRPVPA; this is encoded by the coding sequence ATGGCAGCAGAAGACCCTGAGAAACTGGAGAGGCCGCCCCGTATATCGGACGCGACGCTGCGCGATTCCGCACACATGGCGGGGGTGGAATTCGGCCCCGCGGACGCCGCCGCCATCGCGGACCTGCTGGTGCGGACGGGCGTCGAACTCGTCGAGGTGGGGATGGTCTCCGGACCGGACTCCAAGGACGCCGACCTCGTCCTCGCCACCCACGAGGCGGTCACCCCCGAGCGCAGCATGACGCTCGTCGTCGTACGCGACCGCCGCCAGGTCGCCCGTGCGCTGGACGAGGCCGAGCGCCTGGGCGTGCGGCACATCATGTACTCGATCCCCACCTCCGAGCAGCACGCGCAGCTGAAACTCGACTCGGCGAGCCCCAAGTTCCTTCAGGCGCTGGCACGTTCGGCGATCCAGCAGGCGAAGGACCGCGGCTTCCACGTCACGTTCAGCGGTGAGGACGGCGCCCGGACGCCCCGGGGGCGGCTCGTCCCCTATGTGGAGGCGGGGTTCGCGGCGGGCGCCGACCGGTTCCGGCTGGCGGAGACCGTGGCGTACCTCTCGCCCTGGCAGATGGAGGAGGTCATCGCGGACATCACCGCGATCGACGGCTCCGAGATCGAGATCCACTCGCACAACATGCTGGGCATGGCCGTCGCCAACTCCCTGGCCGCCGTACGGGCCGGTGCCCAGTGGATCTCCGCGACCGTCGGCGGCATCGGGGAGCGCGGCGGCAACGCGCCGCTGGCCGAGCTGCTCACCTCGCTGCGTGTCATCCACGGCGACACCCGCTTCGACCTCACCCATCTCACCGAGCTGTCCCGGATCGCCCTGCGCGGCGCGGGCCTCGGGGAGGCCTTCCAGTCCGGGCCGACCACCCCGCACGCCTTCGCGTACGAGCTGCCGGGCCAGCTGAGCCACCCGCACGCGTACGAGACGCTGCCCGCCGAACTCGTCGGCAACAGCCGCGAGTTGCGCGTACGCACCCGCCTCACCACCGCTCTCGTCCGCTGGGCCCTGGCCGATTCGGGCCTGGAGGTCGACGTCGACGCCTTCACCCCGTGGCTGGCCGAGCGGCAGGAGCGGGACGGCCGCCCGCTGCTGGACCGGGACACGATCCGCAAGGCCGCCATCGACTTCCGCCCGGTGCCCGCGTAA
- a CDS encoding lysine biosynthesis protein LysW yields the protein MSTATLTGVCPECETDLTVPPVALGETLSCPECILTLRVEAVEDGRLTLEMVEVQLRDWGQ from the coding sequence ATGTCCACCGCCACCCTGACCGGCGTATGCCCCGAGTGCGAGACCGACCTGACCGTCCCCCCGGTCGCCCTGGGTGAGACGCTCTCCTGCCCCGAGTGCATCCTGACCCTCCGCGTCGAGGCCGTCGAGGACGGCCGGCTGACGCTGGAGATGGTCGAGGTGCAACTGCGCGACTGGGGCCAGTGA
- a CDS encoding ATP-grasp domain-containing protein yields the protein MAALRPVALVADRIAWEERLLIEAAPAFGLRIDWVNDESLSLGHPDAPSVKGYDTLLIRSRSYTRGGLIATLAEAAGVPTLNTARAIHACENKAVLRALLRTAGVPVPDHRLVLSRKDFDKALADLPLPLVLKPVFGGMGKRVTLIRHADTAHSVYDYIEDLAHAFEQASVVEPYLGGSSVRCLVVGRELIGAAEFESGGSDWRNNAALGNKNRAIAHDPDVVKIVDGVVDVLGPGIYGVDLFATPDGHVVNEVNHAPGFRAVASATGADIPSAIARHVQELLA from the coding sequence ATGGCAGCACTCCGTCCCGTCGCCCTCGTCGCGGACCGGATCGCTTGGGAGGAACGCCTGCTCATCGAGGCGGCCCCGGCCTTCGGCCTCCGTATCGACTGGGTCAACGACGAGTCCCTCTCCCTCGGCCACCCGGACGCCCCGTCGGTCAAGGGGTACGACACCCTCCTCATCCGCAGCCGCAGCTACACGCGCGGCGGCCTGATCGCCACCCTCGCCGAGGCGGCCGGCGTCCCCACGCTGAACACCGCCCGGGCCATCCACGCCTGCGAGAACAAGGCCGTCCTGCGCGCCCTCCTCCGGACCGCCGGCGTGCCGGTCCCCGACCACCGGCTCGTGCTCTCCCGCAAGGACTTCGACAAGGCGCTGGCCGACCTGCCGCTCCCCCTCGTCCTCAAGCCCGTCTTCGGCGGGATGGGCAAGCGGGTCACGCTGATCCGGCACGCCGACACCGCCCACTCCGTGTACGACTACATCGAGGACCTGGCCCACGCCTTCGAGCAGGCCAGTGTGGTGGAGCCGTACCTCGGCGGCAGCTCGGTGCGCTGCCTGGTCGTCGGGCGGGAGCTGATCGGGGCGGCGGAGTTCGAGAGCGGCGGCAGCGACTGGCGCAACAACGCGGCCCTCGGCAACAAGAACCGCGCCATCGCCCACGACCCCGATGTCGTCAAGATCGTCGACGGTGTGGTCGACGTGCTCGGACCCGGCATCTACGGCGTCGACCTCTTCGCCACCCCCGACGGCCATGTCGTCAACGAGGTCAACCACGCCCCCGGCTTCCGGGCCGTGGCCTCGGCCACCGGTGCGGACATCCCCTCGGCCATCGCCCGTCATGTGCAGGAGCTACTCGCATGA